In one Pseudomonas sp. Bout1 genomic region, the following are encoded:
- a CDS encoding amino acid ABC transporter permease gives MSHWLEIFVHWAAGIGLNYSFLLDAYQRGTLEQGALTTVLLCLFTIVGSLLAGISLAALLTSGNPWLAKPARVFIEVTRNTPTLVQLYCAFLVLNMLLTQAVGAANPLTPFAWVVIVISLHKGAFHAEALRAGIEAVPAVTLEAASSLAFSSRQLLWNVQLPLALRFALPSLINNLIDLVKMTAVASAIAVGDITYASIMIWTQSDNVLELMILILSFFGLLSFTVNCVGRWLEARLRMPGYGH, from the coding sequence ATGAGTCATTGGCTGGAGATTTTTGTGCACTGGGCCGCGGGTATCGGCCTGAACTACAGCTTCCTGCTGGATGCCTATCAGCGCGGCACCCTGGAGCAGGGCGCGCTGACCACCGTGCTGTTGTGCCTGTTCACCATCGTCGGCAGTTTGTTGGCGGGGATCAGCCTGGCGGCGCTGCTGACTTCGGGCAACCCATGGCTGGCCAAACCGGCGCGGGTGTTTATCGAAGTCACCCGCAACACCCCGACGCTGGTGCAGCTGTACTGCGCGTTCCTGGTACTGAACATGCTGCTGACCCAAGCAGTCGGCGCCGCCAACCCGCTGACACCGTTTGCCTGGGTAGTGATCGTAATCTCGCTGCACAAAGGCGCGTTCCATGCCGAAGCCCTGCGCGCCGGCATCGAGGCGGTACCTGCGGTGACGCTTGAAGCCGCCAGTTCCCTGGCCTTTAGCAGCCGGCAATTGTTGTGGAATGTGCAACTGCCCTTGGCCCTGCGCTTTGCCTTGCCGTCGCTGATCAACAACCTGATCGATCTGGTGAAAATGACTGCCGTGGCCTCGGCCATTGCCGTGGGCGATATCACCTACGCGTCCATCATGATCTGGACCCAGAGCGACAACGTGCTGGAGCTGATGATTTTGATCCTGAGCTTTTTCGGTTTGCTGAGTTTTACCGTCAATTGTGTGGGGCGCTGGCTGGAAGCGCGCCTGAGGATGCCCGGCTATGGCCATTGA